Part of the Anopheles gambiae chromosome 3, idAnoGambNW_F1_1, whole genome shotgun sequence genome is shown below.
CATGTTCATTATCAACATAAAGGTGGTGTGCGCAGTGAGTACAATTGCTGGCAGCTGAGAGCAGCACAAAGGAAACAtccagtgaaaaaaaaagccacagcAGCCACTGCCAGTTAGTCCCACCCGCTCGAGATGGAAAAGGTGGTGTGcggttttatattttaagtGCAGCATAATGTGTAATATTAATCTTATATCCTGCAAGGTGTTGTTGTGTGAACGAGCATAAGTGTTAGCAATGAAGATAAAATTAGAATTAAAGTGCAGACGAAAAATGCTGATGCAACGAAAAACGGGGCCAAGATGAAAGTGTTACCAGCTCCAAAGGGCTGCTTACGATTCGTCGTCACTTCCGGGACCGCCCGCACGCGGTTTCGGTCCACCGGCCCGCTTCGCCATGATGATTTCGTCCACCTTCAGGATCGTACAGGCAGCACCGACGGCATACTTCAGTCCCCAGTACTTTGTCGTGTACAGGTCGAAGATGTTCTTCGTCGTGACGTCGATCGTGGCCGGTTGTTCCGATTCGATGTCGAAGCCTTCCGTCTTCTTGCCCTGCTTGTGTGCCAGGTACAGCTGGTGGACTACCTCGGTCGCGTTTACGCCACTGTTTTCGGCCAGCGCCTTGGGGAAGTACTCCAACGCCTTAGCAAACTTGCGCACCGCGTACTGCTCCAACCCGGGCAGCGTATCGGCGTACTCGGCCAGCTGTTGGGCCAGTTCGATTTCCACCGCACCCGCACCAGGCAGGAAGCGCCCATCGCGCGTCAATCCCTTGAACGTGTTAACACCATCATCGATGACACGCTCGATGTCGTCCATGTAGTTGTCGGTGGAGCCACGAATAACGACCGTCGCGATGCGGCTTTCCGTGCCCTCCGATTTGAAGATCGTCACCGAAGTGTCGCCCAGCTCGTGCAAGTACACGTTGTCGCAGTAGCCCAGCTCTTCCGTGCTCGGCGGCGTCAGCCGGGGCAGCACCGTACCACCGACGGCCTTGCTCAGCCGGCGCAGATCGAATTTGGAGTTCAGCCGCACCGCCATCAGACCGTACTTGTTCATGTAGTGCAGAGCCATATCGCCAAACTTTGCTCCGGCCACGATCACCGTCGCGCCCGTATCGACGATCGCCTTGATCTGGGCCTCCAGCAGGTTCTCCTCGCCCTGGCTGAACGT
Proteins encoded:
- the LOC1275315 gene encoding T-complex protein 1 subunit theta, whose protein sequence is MALHVPKAPGFASMLKEGARAYSGLEEAVYRNINACKEFANSVRSAYGPNGMNKMIINHIEKQFVTSDAGTIMRELDVEHPAAKLMIEASQMQEAEAGDGTNFVVVFCGALLEEAEELLRLGVTSSDITEGYEKALQKTLDILPTLSCHEIKDYRSLVPVRNAIRATVMSKQLGNEDFLADLIAKACISIMPEKTTFNVDNIRVCKILGSGLQMSEVIPGMVFKRFVEGEVTSATKAKIALYSCPVDIIQTETKGTVLIKSADELKTFSQGEENLLEAQIKAIVDTGATVIVAGAKFGDMALHYMNKYGLMAVRLNSKFDLRRLSKAVGGTVLPRLTPPSTEELGYCDNVYLHELGDTSVTIFKSEGTESRIATVVIRGSTDNYMDDIERVIDDGVNTFKGLTRDGRFLPGAGAVEIELAQQLAEYADTLPGLEQYAVRKFAKALEYFPKALAENSGVNATEVVHQLYLAHKQGKKTEGFDIESEQPATIDVTTKNIFDLYTTKYWGLKYAVGAACTILKVDEIIMAKRAGGPKPRAGGPGSDDES